From the genome of Saccharicrinis carchari, one region includes:
- the amrS gene encoding AmmeMemoRadiSam system radical SAM enzyme yields the protein MTINSSKDSLPAYKIAQHWVSNDSGIRCILCPHNCFLHEDEVGICRVRANKNGQLVALSYGYACATHVDPVEKKPLYHFLPNSTTFSVSTVGCNLHCLNCQNHTISQAKFIMGDYQYVSPEQVVKLASSQNCQSIAYTYTDPVVYYEYMMDTAEIAKAKGLKNIFVSAGYIHKKPLRQLSAFIDAANIDLKCFDDDVYQRMSGARLNHVLDSLQVLLEENIWLEITNLLVPGYSDGLDRIEKMCRWLVDNGFAQVPLHFSKFYPTYKLHNLEPTSMVVLKEAYQIAKNIGIKYVYLGNVADNHYTQTVCYNCGALLVERMGYQTIIQGMDDGKCTKCGFKAKGIWQ from the coding sequence ATGACTATAAATTCCAGCAAAGACAGCTTGCCTGCCTATAAAATAGCGCAACATTGGGTATCGAATGACTCAGGTATACGTTGTATTTTGTGTCCTCATAATTGTTTTTTACATGAGGACGAAGTGGGTATATGTCGTGTCCGCGCCAATAAAAATGGCCAGCTTGTTGCATTAAGCTATGGCTATGCATGTGCCACCCATGTAGATCCGGTAGAAAAAAAACCTTTATATCATTTTTTACCCAACAGTACAACCTTCTCAGTTTCTACGGTGGGCTGCAACCTCCATTGTCTCAACTGTCAGAATCATACTATATCGCAGGCCAAATTTATAATGGGCGATTACCAATACGTTTCCCCTGAGCAAGTAGTTAAATTGGCTAGCTCGCAAAACTGCCAATCCATTGCCTATACCTATACCGATCCGGTGGTTTATTACGAGTATATGATGGATACTGCCGAAATAGCCAAAGCAAAAGGCTTAAAAAATATTTTTGTATCGGCAGGATATATCCATAAAAAGCCTTTGCGTCAGCTTTCTGCTTTTATCGATGCGGCCAACATCGACTTAAAGTGCTTTGATGATGATGTGTACCAACGCATGTCGGGAGCACGATTGAACCATGTGCTGGATTCCCTGCAAGTGTTGCTGGAAGAAAACATATGGTTAGAGATAACCAATTTACTTGTACCGGGTTATAGCGACGGATTAGACAGGATAGAAAAAATGTGCAGATGGCTAGTGGACAATGGCTTTGCACAGGTACCACTGCATTTCAGTAAGTTTTATCCAACGTACAAACTCCACAATTTGGAGCCAACATCCATGGTGGTTTTAAAAGAAGCTTACCAAATAGCGAAAAACATAGGCATAAAATATGTTTATTTAGGAAATGTGGCAGATAACCACTATACTCAAACTGTATGCTATAATTGTGGTGCGCTATTGGTGGAACGAATGGGCTATCAAACGATTATACAGGGCATGGATGACGGTAAATGTACGAAATGTGGGTTCAAAGCAAAAGGTATTTGGCAATAG
- a CDS encoding carboxypeptidase-like regulatory domain-containing protein, with protein sequence MSMSFLNADSESTVNDFATNVLRIKNGTEKQQNVSLSINPPAGWQVLGNAQKQISIGAKDSIFVPVRLRPSSLMQGDMAYMANAFLNVNGFTVANAVWNIAIKRQSNWTASISATKVYFVQQSDLSEFSLQLNNSGNSEEVLMVNVQAETGILLKNAEDEWVQNIQQRIELKVQQDSTLTFDILQSSEPVKPTDRYTGDITNYRIKITVSNEQRRQGSKGRWTGHVNFVQLPDSRKVEASAFGSFPLTIEWDSYNILDDNTYGALGMYGTKRLSDHQTFNYYYQASFIDNKINWNSLLGNYFYLGYFSQPFNVELGDISAGRGGSNLIGEGVKGSYNYKNHRLGAMYIGNPSVFDNPTIKGFGGFYQYTGEKLRGDVYAESSENIIANIASNATSADVSYRLSNKHRLNFGTGYSTQKYATFNDTVLTGYKMEARYNGYFKKFQINLSGQYNTPSYLLRRGVSAVTGSLSYPLKKGLRLRGAFSGYKSQAEYLQSDGIMQDSIFSRRNKYFLQLLFSNDKQSYAIQPEYSIFETNLLKTNMAGINFEYRTRVNSKMSFFSTLFAGQSGFPDIAEADPIFVANSRLSVRYNNLNANIRYYYGPYYLSEQSQYLATRQNPQRLFAMMYYDYWFANNKMRLDLNLNYNYTTVKGRQQLVSRPELFYYTNKQFEFSLYANYLMYANAEYERTPISFNGSPVASSGDIVPADVFSRVEYGFGIKINVNVPAGLHKNYRAMMVVFRDLNGNGIKDQNEPAYGDMLIKVTRVDESFSENDLMMQQNEIYELITNSDGEAIYRHLPKGNYKIESSPLTTTDGWFSGDVRYEMIDGNKTVYIPLSRGARCSGSIFVERAEYSDEKPLMLGGIRVTAVNQLSGATYSALTDKYGNYSLYLPNGDYVLTINEGAVGTRFQFAKNNIPLSVKSRSQNYNVSFNLGERKRQINFGPKQNSDAILQSTPIKDKRNEEN encoded by the coding sequence ATGTCCATGTCGTTTCTCAACGCGGACTCCGAATCAACAGTGAACGACTTTGCCACCAATGTGCTCCGCATAAAAAACGGCACAGAAAAGCAACAAAACGTATCCCTTTCCATTAATCCCCCGGCAGGCTGGCAGGTGCTGGGCAATGCCCAAAAGCAAATTAGTATAGGAGCCAAAGATTCCATTTTTGTACCAGTGCGCTTAAGGCCAAGTAGCCTAATGCAAGGCGATATGGCCTATATGGCCAATGCGTTTTTAAATGTAAACGGTTTTACAGTAGCCAATGCCGTTTGGAATATAGCTATAAAAAGGCAATCCAACTGGACGGCCAGCATATCTGCCACCAAGGTTTATTTTGTGCAACAATCTGACCTATCCGAATTTTCGCTTCAACTTAACAATAGCGGTAATTCGGAGGAAGTGCTGATGGTCAATGTGCAGGCTGAAACAGGCATCCTGTTAAAAAATGCAGAAGATGAATGGGTTCAAAATATCCAACAGCGCATTGAGTTGAAAGTACAGCAGGATTCTACCCTTACTTTTGATATTCTACAAAGCAGTGAGCCTGTAAAGCCCACGGATAGGTATACCGGGGATATAACAAATTATAGAATAAAGATTACGGTATCCAATGAACAACGGAGGCAGGGCTCAAAAGGAAGATGGACTGGCCACGTTAACTTTGTGCAACTACCCGATTCAAGAAAAGTCGAAGCCTCAGCTTTTGGTTCGTTTCCGCTTACCATTGAGTGGGATAGTTATAATATACTGGATGATAACACCTATGGGGCACTTGGCATGTATGGCACCAAGCGGCTAAGTGACCATCAAACATTCAACTATTATTATCAGGCCAGTTTTATCGATAATAAAATTAACTGGAACTCGTTGCTGGGCAATTATTTTTACCTGGGCTATTTTAGCCAACCATTTAATGTGGAGCTTGGCGATATAAGTGCCGGCAGAGGGGGAAGTAATTTAATTGGCGAAGGCGTTAAAGGTTCTTACAATTATAAAAATCACAGATTGGGAGCAATGTATATCGGCAATCCATCCGTGTTTGATAATCCCACGATAAAAGGCTTTGGGGGTTTTTATCAATACACAGGTGAAAAATTAAGGGGAGATGTTTACGCCGAATCCAGCGAAAATATAATCGCAAATATCGCATCTAATGCCACTTCTGCCGATGTAAGTTACAGGTTGAGCAATAAGCATAGGCTTAACTTTGGAACCGGTTACAGCACACAAAAATACGCCACTTTTAATGATACAGTACTCACAGGGTACAAGATGGAAGCCAGGTATAACGGCTATTTTAAAAAATTCCAGATAAACCTTAGTGGCCAGTATAACACCCCCTCTTATTTATTACGCCGAGGCGTATCGGCTGTTACGGGTTCGCTATCTTACCCCTTAAAAAAAGGGTTACGCCTCAGAGGAGCTTTTTCCGGATACAAAAGTCAGGCAGAATATTTACAAAGTGATGGCATTATGCAAGATTCTATTTTTAGCAGACGTAACAAATATTTCCTGCAACTCTTATTTTCCAATGACAAGCAAAGTTATGCCATACAACCGGAGTACAGTATATTCGAAACCAACCTTTTAAAAACAAATATGGCAGGGATAAATTTTGAATACCGAACCCGAGTGAACAGTAAAATGAGCTTTTTTTCTACGCTATTTGCAGGTCAAAGTGGGTTTCCGGACATTGCAGAGGCAGATCCTATTTTTGTGGCTAATTCCAGGTTGTCGGTGCGTTATAATAACCTAAATGCAAACATACGCTATTATTACGGCCCGTATTATTTAAGCGAGCAATCGCAGTACCTTGCTACACGCCAAAATCCACAGCGTTTATTTGCCATGATGTATTACGATTATTGGTTTGCCAACAATAAAATGCGTTTGGATCTCAACTTAAACTATAATTACACCACCGTAAAGGGAAGACAGCAGTTGGTATCGCGGCCCGAATTATTTTATTATACAAACAAGCAATTTGAGTTTAGTTTATATGCCAATTACCTGATGTATGCCAACGCCGAGTACGAGCGGACCCCAATAAGCTTCAACGGATCGCCTGTTGCAAGCAGTGGCGACATTGTGCCTGCCGATGTTTTTAGCCGAGTTGAATATGGCTTTGGTATAAAAATAAACGTGAATGTGCCTGCCGGGCTCCATAAAAACTACAGAGCTATGATGGTGGTATTCAGGGATCTCAATGGAAATGGAATAAAAGACCAGAATGAGCCGGCCTATGGCGATATGCTGATAAAAGTGACCAGGGTAGATGAATCTTTTTCGGAGAATGATTTAATGATGCAGCAGAACGAAATATATGAACTAATCACTAATTCGGATGGAGAGGCCATTTACAGGCATTTGCCCAAAGGTAACTATAAAATAGAATCTTCACCACTCACCACTACCGATGGTTGGTTTAGTGGCGATGTACGCTACGAAATGATCGATGGCAATAAAACGGTTTACATCCCGCTTTCGCGGGGAGCCAGATGCAGCGGAAGTATATTTGTAGAAAGAGCCGAATACAGCGATGAAAAACCCTTAATGCTAGGTGGCATTAGGGTAACTGCAGTAAACCAACTCTCGGGCGCTACCTATTCGGCCTTAACAGATAAATATGGAAATTACAGCTTGTACCTGCCCAATGGCGATTATGTGCTTACCATAAACGAAGGTGCCGTGGGTACACGCTTCCAATTTGCTAAAAACAATATTCCCCTATCGGTTAAAAGCAGGAGCCAAAACTATAATGTTAGCTTTAATTTGGGCGAAAGGAAAAGACAAATTAATTTTGGCCCAAAACAAAATTCAGATGCCATATTACAATCTACGCCCATAAAAGATAAAAGAAACGAAGAGAATTAA
- a CDS encoding fimbrial biogenesis chaperone, with the protein MRNIFLSLTLIMFTAIWGTTLAQSVSVSPSRLYFKEAPGSFRTQTIRVSNNGNKAESFQITFNNFTSEGNQGKTQIVEEGNERGCSHWLSATPAFFELEPGTSQEVKIMLQVPNTPEANNVRWAIAAVKLAKEKTGSGSGSEQETGMQIVQTFQFLIHIFQTPPTAKHKEANVLSFNRLSQASDSVQMLGMEVANVGETILDCAPYLDIVNISTGVSQRIKARGFSILPGGQREIKLHLPKDLPKGKYSILGVIDYGSDSDLAGAELELELL; encoded by the coding sequence ATGAGAAATATTTTTTTGAGCCTTACCCTAATAATGTTTACAGCCATATGGGGTACCACACTAGCCCAGAGTGTGTCGGTATCGCCGTCGCGTTTGTATTTTAAGGAAGCACCCGGCTCCTTTCGCACACAAACAATCAGGGTAAGTAATAACGGGAATAAAGCAGAGAGTTTTCAGATTACCTTTAACAATTTTACATCGGAGGGAAATCAGGGCAAAACTCAAATTGTAGAGGAGGGCAACGAACGGGGCTGTTCGCATTGGTTGTCGGCCACACCTGCCTTTTTTGAGCTGGAGCCCGGCACATCGCAGGAGGTAAAAATAATGCTTCAGGTTCCCAACACACCCGAAGCCAATAATGTTAGATGGGCTATTGCAGCAGTTAAGCTGGCCAAAGAAAAAACCGGATCGGGTAGCGGCTCCGAACAGGAAACGGGAATGCAGATTGTACAAACATTTCAATTTTTGATACATATTTTTCAAACACCCCCAACGGCAAAGCACAAAGAGGCTAATGTACTGAGCTTTAATCGACTATCACAAGCGAGCGATTCGGTTCAGATGCTGGGTATGGAAGTAGCCAACGTAGGCGAAACCATATTAGATTGTGCGCCCTATCTCGATATAGTGAATATTTCTACCGGCGTGTCACAAAGAATTAAAGCAAGAGGTTTTTCAATATTGCCGGGTGGCCAACGCGAAATAAAACTCCATTTACCTAAAGATCTGCCCAAAGGAAAATACAGTATATTGGGGGTTATTGATTATGGCAGCGATTCTGATTTAGCCGGAGCAGAACTGGAACTGGAATTACTGTAA
- a CDS encoding PAS domain-containing sensor histidine kinase, producing MPHTTIGMIHLEELQLAINELQTIVVVTDINGNIRYVNNAFQEKYGYTPEEVIGRSTRLLKSDFHGKHFYKELWKTIHSGETWEGVFLNKTKSGRLIWEEAKISPVKIDGKIAAFIAIKEDVTYKKELEEQFRKEKFLLDELFDNAPVGVILFEPEFTDEVIIDFKVIKANPIAANVFNSLGLMGLSLKQFLPDFPDLAVRGRWMLTEKQNFEIYFDSINKHLNMRTFPLENERFCMYVYDVTPYKNTISALEESEQRYSSLVEDSPALIRRYNKQGIISYINRNYADFFNKAPEQLIGSNIFNLLSKVQKEQLKAGLNGLSIHNPIIEYEQNIQLPDGTVRWKKWIDRALIDAEGNIAEFQSVGMDFTQLKKAEKLLEEQKSRLDAIFDNAIMGIGVMNKQGNMTMLNHRLKEMFEYDLDVAPGNCNYFDHILNEDQEVVQDNFKRLFSGKIKHFNIQRKFITKKGKEFWADIFASPITMVNGKYTETVGLMIDITEKYKMQVELKESEQKLKKLNNTKDKLFSVIAHDIRNPFNAILGFSTMLNKRIDEFSKDEVREFTKRILEASEQTYKLLEDLLTWAKSQLGQLQARQATFDLNVIVKECIESLGAIAQGKNIRLINKVNENTLVTTDVEMFKFVIRNLIHNGIKFSHRDSTVECGIISGTNADTVTLYVKDYGIGIKPEKLKVLFNLEEFLSTSGTSQEKGTGLGLSLSKEMIELNGGSIEVSSIVNMGSEFRITLCR from the coding sequence ATGCCACACACAACGATAGGTATGATTCATCTGGAGGAATTACAATTAGCTATAAATGAACTACAAACTATTGTGGTTGTTACCGATATAAACGGTAATATCCGATATGTGAACAATGCTTTTCAGGAGAAATATGGCTATACACCCGAAGAGGTTATAGGACGCAGTACGCGGCTTTTAAAATCAGATTTCCATGGCAAGCACTTTTATAAAGAGTTGTGGAAAACGATACATAGCGGCGAAACGTGGGAAGGCGTTTTCCTGAACAAAACTAAATCGGGACGTTTGATATGGGAGGAGGCAAAAATATCTCCTGTAAAAATAGATGGAAAAATTGCAGCCTTTATTGCTATCAAGGAAGATGTTACCTACAAAAAAGAACTGGAAGAGCAGTTTCGAAAGGAAAAATTTTTACTGGACGAACTGTTCGACAATGCACCTGTTGGTGTAATTTTATTCGAACCCGAATTTACTGATGAGGTAATTATTGATTTTAAGGTTATCAAAGCAAACCCCATTGCAGCCAATGTTTTTAACAGCTTAGGATTGATGGGATTGAGCTTAAAACAATTTTTACCAGATTTTCCGGATTTGGCGGTACGCGGCAGGTGGATGCTCACAGAAAAGCAAAACTTCGAAATTTATTTTGACAGTATAAATAAGCATTTAAATATGCGCACTTTCCCATTGGAAAATGAGCGTTTCTGTATGTATGTGTACGATGTTACGCCTTACAAAAACACTATTTCGGCGCTTGAAGAAAGCGAACAACGCTACTCGAGCCTGGTTGAAGACTCTCCTGCTTTAATCAGACGCTATAATAAACAGGGTATTATTAGTTATATAAATCGTAATTATGCCGATTTTTTTAACAAGGCACCTGAACAATTAATAGGCAGCAACATTTTCAATCTGCTCAGCAAGGTTCAGAAGGAACAGCTTAAGGCAGGCCTGAATGGCTTATCTATCCACAACCCAATAATTGAATATGAGCAGAATATCCAACTCCCGGATGGAACCGTTAGGTGGAAGAAATGGATTGATCGTGCGCTGATAGATGCAGAAGGAAACATAGCTGAATTTCAATCGGTAGGGATGGATTTTACCCAACTAAAAAAAGCAGAGAAATTATTAGAGGAACAAAAGAGTAGACTTGACGCTATTTTCGACAATGCCATCATGGGCATCGGAGTAATGAACAAGCAAGGTAACATGACCATGTTGAATCACAGGCTTAAAGAAATGTTTGAGTACGATTTGGATGTCGCACCCGGTAACTGTAATTATTTTGATCACATTTTGAATGAAGACCAGGAAGTAGTACAGGACAACTTTAAAAGGCTTTTTAGTGGAAAAATAAAGCACTTTAACATTCAACGGAAATTTATAACAAAAAAGGGAAAAGAGTTTTGGGCCGATATATTTGCATCCCCAATAACTATGGTTAATGGTAAATATACGGAGACAGTAGGCCTGATGATAGATATTACGGAGAAATATAAAATGCAGGTCGAGCTAAAGGAAAGTGAACAAAAGCTTAAAAAGCTGAACAACACTAAAGACAAGTTGTTTAGTGTTATCGCCCACGATATTAGAAACCCCTTTAATGCCATATTGGGTTTTTCTACTATGCTAAATAAAAGGATAGATGAATTTAGTAAAGACGAGGTGAGGGAATTTACCAAACGTATATTGGAAGCGAGTGAGCAAACCTATAAGCTGCTGGAAGATTTACTTACCTGGGCAAAATCGCAATTAGGTCAATTGCAAGCCAGGCAGGCAACCTTCGACCTCAACGTTATTGTTAAGGAATGTATTGAATCGCTGGGTGCCATTGCGCAAGGCAAAAATATCCGGCTAATTAATAAAGTTAACGAAAACACCTTGGTTACTACTGATGTAGAGATGTTTAAGTTTGTGATACGAAACCTGATTCATAATGGTATTAAATTTTCACATCGCGACAGCACGGTGGAATGTGGAATTATATCAGGCACCAACGCCGATACGGTGACCTTATATGTAAAAGATTATGGCATAGGTATAAAGCCGGAAAAACTAAAGGTGTTGTTTAATTTGGAGGAGTTTTTATCTACAAGCGGTACTTCTCAGGAAAAAGGAACAGGCTTGGGATTATCCTTATCAAAAGAAATGATAGAACTGAACGGTGGAAGCATTGAGGTGAGCAGTATTGTGAACATGGGGTCAGAGTTTAGAATTACCCTTTGTAGGTAG